A stretch of the Rosa rugosa chromosome 5, drRosRugo1.1, whole genome shotgun sequence genome encodes the following:
- the LOC133711672 gene encoding uncharacterized protein LOC133711672: MDKSWIKYKSNSAEYREGVRQFVLNSKRYARNPEMIICPCVICRNLSPQTDDDLVIHLMRYGIDPGYDIWCAHGEDASTSVQVEDCEMSDHFDVDYELPEVHQMYKDACFPFSDGAGSSRTINIEEEYKKKVEEAEVPLFPGCKKHTKLSATLVLYKFKAANGLANSAFDELLLEIKDMLPEVNTFPESLYTIKKFLKGFDLGYEKIHACINDCCLFRKEKEHMERCPKCDASRWKANSRTKKVNKGVPAKVLRYFPIVPRIQRMFLSAKIGEQLTWHSTHHSQDGMMRHPVDSIQWRTVDQKWPAFASEPRNLRFGLATDGFNPYKNLSSTHSIWPVILVIYNLPPNVCMSSENLMLSLLIPGPKQPGNDIDVYLEPLVDDLKELWNNGVEMYDAYKKVMFNLKAILLWTINDFPAYGNLAGLTTKGEFACPVCGPETCSKWLPLANKTVYMGHRKFLGQNHSFRSRHKWFDGTKERRRRPKIFTGLAVVHALRGFKNDFGKKKNNPKRKYKKGDPSKLLKKKSIFFDLPYWEVLPLRHNLDVMHIEKNVCESVLATILDVNGKSKIENESRRDLELLELMEDVPLEEQRDKLELPSAPYTLTKVEKPKFCSRLYFQRFPDGYCSNIGNCIKLQECKILGLKSHDHHVLMQQLLSVALKGLLPEGLRKAIFRLSSFFNELCQRVLDRKRLEELEDEIILTLCLLERYFPPSFFDIMIHLTIHIGREAKLCGPVHFRWMYPFERYMKVLKDYVKNRARPEGSIAENYLADECLRFCGRYMKQVVEISSKRKRNERVEDESIVEGSTLLKGRSVLLSDSVHKAIHLCVLLNSEEVVPYIQVHKEELTLSDPGLIIDNTLLEKTHLETFVAWLQAKIKSEANVTTLMSDTLKLLVKGPRYYAMSHTGFIINGRRFHTIDANVSTQDYGVHIEADTSLNYYGVIKDILVLDFYTFRLAIFQCDWANIVSGVKKEEGFTLVNLHEGLNKKDPFILASHAKQVFYSRETETSSWYVVLKAPPRGFHDLEVFDEIVFTSYVPQDVSALDIDNWDSDES, translated from the exons ATGGATAAGAGCTGGATAAAATATAAGTCAAATAGTGCAGAGTACCGAGAAGGTGTTAGACAATTTGTCTTGAATTCCAAGCGGTATGCAAGGAATCCTGAGATGATTATATGTCCTTGCGTAATTTGTCGAAACCTTAGCCCACAAACTGATGACGATTTGGTCATACATTTGATGAGATACGGCATTGATCCTGGATACGATATTTGGTGTGCACATGGTGAAGATGCAAGTACATCTGTCCAAGTTGAAGATTGTGAAATGTCAGATCACTTTGATGTGGATTATGAACTTCCAGAAGTGCATCAAATGTATAAGGACGCATGCTTCCCTTTTTCTGATGGAGCTGGAAGCTCAAGGACTATAAATATAGAGGAAGAGTATAAAAAGAAAGTGGAGGAGGCTGAAGTTCCTCTATTTCCAGGGTGTAAGAAGCACACAAAACTATCAGCCACCCTTGTATTGTACAAATTCAAAGCTGCCAATGGCCTTGCTAACTCGGCTTTTGATGAATTGCTACTGGAAATCAAAGACATGCTACCAGAAGTTAATACTTTTCCTGAATCTTTGTACACAATAAAAAagtttttgaaaggatttgatttaGGGTATGAGAAGATTCATGCATGCATCAACGACTGCTGCCTGttcagaaaagagaaagagcaCATGGAGAGATGTCCCAAATGTGATGCTTCGAGGTGGAAAGCAAATTCACGGACAAAAAAGGTAAATAAGGGAGTTCCTGCAAAGGTCCTGCGCTACTTTCCTATAGTTCCAAGGATTCAAAGGATGTTTCTTTCAGCAAAAATAGGTGAGCAGTTAACTTGGCACTCTACTCATCACAGTCAAGATGGCATGATGCGTCATCCAGTTGACTCGATTCAATGGCGTACTGTTGATCAAAAGTGGCCAGCCTTTGCTTCTGAGCCAAGAAACTTGAGATTTGGACTAGCCACTGATGGGTTTAATCCTTATAAAAATCTTAGTTCCACACACAGTATTTGGCCAGTAATTTTAGTCATCTACAATCTGCCACCTAATGTTTGCATGTCGTCAGAAAATTTGATGTTAAGCTTACTCATTCCAGGCCCGAAACAACCAGGGAATGACATAGATGTTTATCTGGAGCCACTTGTAGATGACTTAAAGGAGCTATGGAATAATGGGGTGGAGATGTATGATGCATACAAGAAAGTCATGTTCAACTTGAAAGCTATCTTGCTGTGGACAATAAATGACTTTCCAGCATATGGCAATCTAGCTGGTTTAACTACAAAAGGGGAGTTTGCATGTCCTGTATGTGGTCCTGAAACATGCTCTAAATGGTTACCACTTGCAAATAAGACGGTTTACATGGGTCACAGAAAATTTCTTGGCCAAAACCACTCTTTTCGCTCTAGGCACAAGTGGTTTGATGGAACGAAAGAAAGAAGGAGGCGGCCAAAGATATTTACTGGGTTGGCTGTTGTACATGCCTTACGTGGGTTCAAAAATGATTTTGGCAAAAAAAAGAATAACCCAAAAAGGAAATACAAGAAAGGAGACCCATCTAAATTGCTGAAAAAGAAGTCAATATTTTTTGACTTGCCATATTGGGAG GTATTGCCGTTACGTCACAATCTAGACGTTATGCATATTGAAAAGAATGTGTGTGAGAGTGTGTTAGCAACCATATTAGATGTTAATGGCAAATCAAAGATTGAGAATGAGTCCCGTAGAGATCTGGAGTTACTAGAACTGATGGAAGATGTGCCTTTGGAAGAACAACGGGATAAATTAGAGCTACCATCAGCACCTTACACATTAACAAAGGTTGAGAAACCAAAATTTTGTAGTAGGTTGTATTTTCAAAGGTTCCCTGATGGGTATTGCAGCAATATCGGGAATTGTATCAAGTTGCAAGAGTGCAAAATACTCGGTCTTAAGTCTCATGACCATCATGTTTTAATGCAACAGTTGTTGTCTGTTGCATTAAAAGGGCTTTTACCTGAAGGGCTAAGAAAAGCAATATTTCGTCTATCCTCATTTTTCAATGAGTTGTGTCAAAGAGTACTAGATAGAAAAAGGTTGGAAGAGTTGGAAGATGAGATCATATTGACTTTGTGTCTGTTGGAGAGGTACTTCCCTCCGTCCTTCTTCGACATTATGATTCACCTTACTATTCATATTGGAAGAGAAGCTAAGCTATGTGGTCCAGTGCATTTTAGGTGGATGTATCCTTTTGAGAG ATATATGAAGGTACTTAAAGATTATGTTAAGAATCGTGCTCGACCTGAAGGATCTATAGCTGAAAATTATTTAGCTGATGAGTGCTTGAGATTTTGTGGTCGATACATGAAACAAGTAGTTGAGATAAGTTCTAAACGGAAACGCAATGAAAGAGTTGAAGATGAATCAATTGTAGAAGGGTCTACACTTTTAAAAGGGCGTTCAGTACTCTTATCAGATTCGGTGCACAAAGCTATTCATCTTTGTGTGCTTCTTAATAGTGAAGAAGTAGTACCATACATTCA GGTTCATAAAGAAGAGTTAACTCTTTCAGATCCAGGTTTAATAATTGATAACACATTGCTAGAGAAAACTCATTTAGAGACATTCGTCGCTTGGTTACAAGCCAAG ATTAAGTCTGAAGCCAATGTTACCACCTTAATGTCAGATACATTGAAGTTGCTTGTGAAAGGGCCTAGATATTATGCAATGTCGCATACTGGTTTTATTATAAATGGAAGACGCTTTCACACAATAGATGCTAATGTCTCTACACAAGATTATGGTGTCCATATTGAAGCAGATACAAGTTTGAATTATTATGGAGTTATAAAAGATATTTTGGTCTTAGACTTCTACACATTTCGGTTGGCTATATTTCAGTGTGATTGGGCAAACATTGTTAGTGGTGTTAAAAAAGAGGAGGGGTTCACCTTAGTTAACCTTCATGAAGGTTTAAATAAAAAGGATCCATTCATTTTAGCATCACATGCAAAACAAGTGTTCTATTCGAGAGAAACTGAAACTTCTAGTTGGTATGTAGTACTGAAGGCTCCTCCAAGAGGTTTTCATGATTTAGAGGTTTTTGATGAGATTGTTTTTACATCATATGTCCCCCAAGACGTATCAGCACTTGACATAGACAATTGGGATAGTGATGAAAGTTGA
- the LOC133711673 gene encoding uncharacterized protein LOC133711673: MAETVNTGKKRGRNGWKESQRKGGHSDQCSESTPQEENPSLTDNEKKKRGRTCLQVMATGENQRKLVEWNERGQPVGEVSKRFSSTIGVIVREQVPINIETWHKVTDGAKNNLWKLLMQKYIVDICYKPFILQQMGKLWRSWKSDLSVDIRKILESKSTKIERTHLFAKLKPNDVNLEEWDQFVRERMSDKWQEKSEKMRTIRSKQTLTHTMSRKGYARLENEYNKQNPDKPLTRPELWIKGHEQKKSKNDIVAAKIAEIQAKIDENPPSEEPVPVKDDILTQVLGKERPGRVRGLGAGVTPSKVDVQPQSDTKYQKLEAALKAVNERTKMLED; encoded by the exons ATGGCTGAG ACTGTGAATACTGGAAAAAAGAGAGGCAGAAATGGCTGGAAAGAATCACAAAGGAAAGGGGGACATTCTGACCAATGTTCAGAGTCCACTCCTCAAGAAGAGAATCCTAGTCTTACTgacaatgaaaagaaaaagagaggtaGAACATGTTTGCAAGTAATGGCAACGGGAGAAAATCAACGAAAATTAGTTGAATGGAATGAAAGAGGGCAACCTGTTGGGGAAGTCTCCAAAAGATTCTCATCAACTATTGGCGTGATAGTACGAGAACAAGTGCCAATTAACATTGAAACTTGGCATAAAGTGACGGATGGGGCTAAGAACAATCTTTGGAAACTCTTGATG CAAAAGTACATAGTAGATATCTGTTACAAGCCCTTCATCTTGCAACAAATGGGAAAATTATGGAGATCTTGGAAATCTGACCTCTCAGTTGACATAAGGAAAATTCTGGAATCGAAGTCAACTAAGATAGAGAGAACACATCTATTTGCCAAACTTAAGCCCAATGATGTGAACTTAGAAGAGTGGGATCAATTCGTGCGAGAACGCATGTCAGATAAATGGCAA GAAAAAAGTGAGAAAATGAGAACAATAAGGTCAAAGCAGACTCTAACCCACACAATGAGTCGAAAAGGGTATGCGCGGTTGGAAAATGAATAT AACAAGCAAAATCCTGATAAGCCTTTGACGAGGCCAGAACTATGGATTAAAGGACATGAGCAGAAGAAAAGCAAAAATGATATTGTTGCTGCTAAAATT GCTGAGATACAAGCTAAGATTGATGAGAATCCACCTAGTGAAGAACCAGTTCCTGTAAAAGATGATATATTGACTCAAGTGCTTGGTAAGGAGCGCCCTGGTCGTGTTAGGGGTCTTGGAGCAGGGGTTACACCTTCAAAGGTAGATGTTCAACCACAAAGTGATACAAAATATCAAAAACTAGAGGCTGCACTGAAGGCTGTGAATGAGCGTACAAAAATGTTGGAGGAT